A region from the Leptospira neocaledonica genome encodes:
- a CDS encoding HD domain-containing protein produces the protein MPLELDISYSFQRLLEKSRAVSGRLVSRQLTFIIDSFLRTRFEKSSGILKKGEEVAVIALGGYGRMEMAPHSDVDILYLHNGVPDSKLSEIISSINTYLYDSGKEVGHTCRTIKESFRYLDDMSSFHAVLDSRFLTGSKELFKKYQEEFLAKLPPKFATRYNQAKEDQLSERFLREGRPILLSEPNLKTDLCGLRDIQYLYWTEKSRSPIRSLGGLAVLPFFQSGEVQALEEAYDFLIRVRTALHILTGRKHDRLDLNLQPEVAEYLGFGKKEDMQTIEKFMNTLYSHQKNIFFIVRVYLDSLLAAQKKGEAQNFDYEGVRFLKIGNTIFPPSEGNLFADPHTLYKDILLTFRMLQETGFEISGGLLSEIRFASHFLDDDFRYSAEVNGGFIRILQNKKERGRILKLMHECQVLGALLPEFGACTNFPLFSYHHEFTVDEHTLLILHELDRLDKGEFEDREISEVYGECDKTEILALAILLHDAGKVKEGDHSEYGAELAVSVGSRLGLSEEDTDLFRFLVEKHILMSELSSKRDISDKLLIRNFARTVSNPDRLKLLYVLTIIDTKSVGANVLTNWKKAILNELYRNSINFFQTNRTDSEGPHGEEERIALAKDLVAYLTEKEGQDSKISKTIASFAYSVIPESFLKTVSNRKILKYFKSITSLSQDGDSDLLLALEQDPAFVTVEVVSRNIPEILLDLCCSVSSEGLSLVGMQSYTFEEFQIHILQVTDPQGSGNISSEKLSRMEGKLRLMASGELQRDSIAFERTEWNPRKTIPESIINRSVRFSNQDVTDTTIMEVRMPDMVGLVYRILRKVFDFGLKVSHLRVSTSADYAYDSFYLQTKDGEQVKDAELLKSLEDKILRIQPVERMTGELVF, from the coding sequence TTGCCTTTAGAATTAGACATCTCCTATAGTTTTCAAAGGCTTTTGGAAAAGAGTAGGGCGGTCTCCGGCCGCTTGGTCTCTCGTCAGCTCACATTTATCATAGATTCCTTTTTAAGGACTAGGTTCGAAAAGTCTTCCGGCATTTTAAAAAAAGGGGAAGAAGTCGCAGTAATCGCCTTAGGCGGTTACGGTCGAATGGAAATGGCTCCTCATTCGGATGTAGATATATTATATTTACATAATGGAGTTCCGGATTCCAAACTTTCGGAGATCATTTCTTCCATTAATACCTATCTTTACGATTCCGGAAAAGAAGTAGGGCATACTTGCAGGACTATCAAGGAATCCTTTCGTTATCTGGATGATATGTCCAGCTTTCATGCTGTTTTGGATAGCCGATTCCTAACAGGCTCCAAAGAGCTATTTAAAAAGTACCAAGAGGAATTCTTAGCAAAACTTCCTCCTAAGTTTGCTACCAGATACAACCAAGCAAAAGAAGATCAGCTTTCGGAAAGGTTTTTGAGAGAAGGAAGACCCATTCTTCTTTCGGAACCGAATTTAAAAACGGATCTCTGCGGTTTGAGAGATATTCAATATCTATATTGGACCGAAAAATCCAGAAGCCCGATCCGTTCCTTAGGTGGACTGGCAGTCCTTCCATTTTTCCAAAGCGGAGAAGTCCAAGCCTTGGAAGAAGCGTATGATTTTCTGATCCGAGTCAGAACTGCACTTCATATTCTCACTGGAAGAAAACATGACCGTTTAGATCTGAATCTCCAGCCAGAGGTTGCTGAGTATTTAGGCTTCGGTAAAAAAGAAGATATGCAAACTATAGAGAAGTTTATGAACACTCTCTATAGTCATCAGAAGAATATATTTTTTATTGTTCGTGTATATCTGGATTCGTTACTCGCGGCTCAGAAAAAAGGAGAAGCCCAAAATTTCGACTATGAAGGAGTCCGATTTTTAAAGATCGGAAATACGATCTTTCCGCCCAGCGAAGGAAATCTTTTCGCGGATCCTCATACATTATATAAAGATATTTTACTTACTTTCAGAATGCTCCAAGAGACAGGCTTTGAGATTTCGGGTGGATTATTGAGTGAGATCAGGTTCGCTTCTCACTTTCTGGACGATGATTTTAGATATTCTGCGGAAGTGAATGGAGGATTTATCCGTATTCTTCAGAATAAAAAAGAAAGAGGAAGAATATTGAAATTAATGCATGAATGCCAGGTGCTCGGAGCTCTTCTGCCTGAGTTCGGCGCATGTACGAATTTTCCTTTATTCAGTTATCATCACGAGTTCACTGTGGATGAACATACTCTTCTGATCTTGCATGAGTTGGATCGTTTGGACAAGGGAGAGTTCGAAGATAGAGAGATTTCTGAAGTTTACGGAGAATGTGATAAGACCGAAATTTTGGCTTTAGCAATTCTTCTTCATGATGCTGGAAAAGTAAAAGAAGGTGATCATTCGGAGTACGGCGCAGAACTTGCTGTTTCCGTCGGATCTCGTCTAGGTTTATCGGAAGAAGATACGGATCTATTTCGATTCCTGGTCGAAAAACATATCTTGATGTCGGAACTTTCTTCCAAAAGAGATATTTCGGATAAGTTACTGATACGCAATTTTGCGAGAACTGTTTCTAATCCGGATAGATTGAAACTTTTATACGTTCTTACCATCATAGATACCAAATCTGTGGGAGCAAATGTTCTTACTAATTGGAAGAAGGCTATCTTAAACGAACTTTATCGAAACTCTATAAACTTCTTCCAAACGAATCGAACCGATTCCGAAGGCCCTCATGGAGAAGAAGAAAGGATCGCTCTTGCAAAGGACTTGGTCGCTTATCTGACTGAAAAAGAAGGACAAGATTCTAAAATATCTAAAACAATCGCTTCCTTTGCATATTCGGTTATCCCGGAAAGTTTTTTAAAAACTGTATCGAATCGAAAAATATTAAAATATTTTAAATCGATTACTTCTTTGAGTCAGGACGGAGATTCCGATCTACTTTTGGCTTTGGAACAAGATCCAGCTTTTGTAACGGTAGAAGTAGTAAGCCGTAATATTCCTGAGATCTTATTGGATTTATGTTGTTCTGTTTCTTCGGAAGGTTTGAGCCTGGTCGGAATGCAGAGTTATACTTTCGAAGAATTCCAGATCCATATTCTTCAAGTAACGGACCCCCAGGGCAGTGGTAATATTTCTTCTGAAAAACTTTCCAGAATGGAAGGTAAACTCAGATTAATGGCTTCTGGGGAATTACAAAGGGATAGTATCGCCTTTGAAAGAACTGAATGGAATCCACGTAAGACGATACCGGAAAGCATCATCAATCGTTCTGTTCGCTTTTCCAACCAAGATGTTACAGATACTACCATCATGGAAGTCCGAATGCCTGATATGGTCGGTTTGGTGTATCGGATCTTGAGAAAAGTATTCGATTTCGGTTTAAAAGTTTCTCATTTAAGGGTTTCAACTTCAGCGGATTATGCTTATGACTCATTCTATCTCCAGACTAAGGACGGAGAACAGGTCAAAGATGCAGAATTGTTAAAATCCCTAGAAGATAAGATCTTGAGAATCCAGCCGGTGGAAAGGATGACAGGGGAACTTGTTTTTTAA
- a CDS encoding acyl-CoA dehydrogenase family protein, with product MNHPLRLAENPGLSSYDLTGYKGNRGKNFYEEDKILQRVIERYSSDYKPDHKKAMLDHLKGYGELVGGILDELTEASHKEGKYGEVVKYDRTGNRIDHIAYSHEQKLSRKISYDYGIVNLDFHDEWKFPFTDLHRQALTYLANQNGEGGVTCPLAMTEGMIRVLQGIGTEEQKKKYLPLVAGKGSYSHFMAGQYVTERVGGSNVGANRTIARKGENGKWILNGEKWFCSNPGDLWVTTAKIEDTETVGLFLVPRIKDNGELNGHHILRKKDIIGSKGKLTVEIVYEDLEAEALGRPAHGIANLIRYVIRTSRVHVGLAASGMSRRAFMEAREYSRYRTAYGKKIQDFPAYSRELAEMRILYAALVMPIFRGIDWTQKGILAEQISTPLMKYRSSSLSSQITHRAIMALGGSGIIGDYTCLPRLHNDCIINETWEGTHLIITDHALGAMNRAKIRDSFVSELKKNFDSAKKYPELKAAAQLGEDLLFDWNKSIEEKPREWKETYRVDLSDQAYGALVLSEFLEQAVFDRVSGSKRSRFDSFAKGFGAFLFRTIPKATGDYDSFRLEQEEVDEIVNW from the coding sequence ATGAATCATCCACTACGTTTAGCAGAAAACCCGGGTTTATCTTCTTACGACTTAACCGGTTATAAAGGAAATAGAGGTAAAAATTTTTACGAAGAGGACAAGATCCTCCAGAGAGTGATAGAAAGATATTCTTCCGATTATAAACCGGATCATAAAAAAGCCATGTTGGATCATCTCAAAGGTTATGGAGAGTTGGTCGGTGGAATTTTAGACGAACTCACAGAGGCTTCGCATAAGGAAGGTAAATACGGAGAAGTAGTAAAATACGATCGAACCGGAAATCGTATAGACCATATCGCTTATTCTCACGAACAAAAACTTTCCAGAAAAATCTCCTATGATTACGGAATTGTTAATTTAGATTTTCATGATGAATGGAAATTTCCTTTTACGGATCTTCATAGACAGGCTTTGACTTATCTTGCCAACCAAAATGGAGAAGGTGGAGTAACCTGTCCCTTAGCAATGACGGAAGGTATGATACGAGTTCTGCAGGGGATCGGAACAGAAGAACAGAAAAAAAAATATCTTCCTTTAGTAGCTGGGAAGGGTTCCTATTCCCATTTTATGGCGGGACAATATGTGACCGAAAGAGTGGGCGGAAGTAATGTAGGCGCAAACCGCACAATCGCACGCAAAGGTGAGAATGGAAAATGGATCCTGAATGGAGAAAAATGGTTTTGCTCCAATCCCGGAGATCTTTGGGTCACAACGGCAAAGATAGAAGATACCGAAACAGTAGGATTATTCTTGGTTCCAAGGATCAAAGATAATGGTGAGCTGAACGGTCATCATATATTAAGAAAAAAAGATATTATAGGCTCAAAAGGAAAACTCACAGTAGAGATAGTGTATGAGGATCTGGAGGCCGAGGCTTTAGGAAGACCTGCTCACGGAATTGCAAACCTCATTCGTTATGTGATCCGAACATCTCGGGTTCATGTGGGTCTTGCCGCTTCGGGAATGTCCAGACGGGCTTTCATGGAAGCTAGAGAATATTCCAGATACAGAACAGCTTATGGTAAGAAGATCCAGGATTTTCCCGCTTATTCCAGAGAACTCGCAGAAATGAGGATCTTGTATGCTGCTTTGGTCATGCCGATTTTTCGCGGGATTGATTGGACTCAAAAGGGAATTTTAGCGGAACAAATCTCTACTCCTCTAATGAAATATAGATCTTCTTCTCTTTCTTCTCAGATCACTCATAGAGCGATCATGGCATTAGGCGGTTCTGGGATCATCGGCGATTACACTTGTTTGCCAAGACTTCATAATGATTGTATCATCAATGAAACTTGGGAAGGTACTCACTTGATCATCACAGACCATGCACTTGGTGCGATGAATCGCGCAAAGATTAGAGATTCTTTCGTTTCCGAATTAAAGAAAAATTTTGACTCCGCTAAAAAATACCCCGAACTAAAAGCGGCTGCTCAGTTAGGAGAAGATCTTTTATTCGATTGGAATAAGAGCATTGAAGAAAAGCCAAGAGAATGGAAGGAAACTTATAGAGTGGATCTTTCCGACCAGGCTTACGGGGCTCTTGTTCTTTCCGAGTTTTTAGAGCAGGCGGTTTTTGATAGAGTGTCCGGCTCTAAAAGATCCAGATTCGATTCTTTTGCAAAAGGTTTCGGGGCTTTCCTATTTAGGACAATTCCAAAAGCCACGGGAGATTATGATTCTTTCCGTTTGGAACAAGAAGAAGTGGATGAGATCGTTAACTGGTGA
- a CDS encoding TerB family tellurite resistance protein has product MERVSSLASKVLPGHEFYEKFQKSLDRETEIFQLKMNYAKVLVSLWSYSCHADGVFHRKEGNLVGQMVKAMFDKDCIFDHHQDQKAEIIEELSEVFESPLPIKMITDFAEGNPVLAVNFYEDAVCIVTTDGKFTDREKEFLEDLAKELEISSMDKKNIDNKYTDGDED; this is encoded by the coding sequence ATGGAAAGGGTTTCATCCTTGGCTAGCAAAGTTTTACCAGGCCATGAGTTTTACGAAAAATTTCAGAAAAGTCTGGATAGAGAAACCGAGATTTTTCAACTCAAGATGAATTACGCCAAGGTGCTAGTTAGTCTTTGGTCATATTCTTGTCATGCAGACGGAGTCTTTCATAGAAAAGAAGGAAACCTAGTCGGACAAATGGTAAAAGCTATGTTCGATAAGGATTGTATCTTCGATCATCACCAAGACCAAAAAGCAGAGATCATCGAAGAATTATCCGAAGTATTCGAGTCACCGCTTCCCATTAAAATGATCACAGACTTTGCGGAAGGAAATCCAGTATTAGCTGTAAACTTTTACGAAGATGCAGTATGTATCGTAACGACTGACGGCAAATTTACGGATAGAGAAAAAGAATTTTTGGAAGATCTAGCCAAGGAGCTGGAAATTTCTTCCATGGATAAGAAAAACATAGATAATAAATATACGGACGGCGACGAGGACTGA
- a CDS encoding alpha-glucosidase encodes MDSGSRSTVTSKRKKEATTSVRSIKKPNLPRRGKKMDADWWKNAVVYQIYPRSFKDANGDGIGDLEGIIQKLDYLNDGTPNSLGIDAIWLSPIYPSPMYDFGYDISDYESIDPVFGDLETFRRLLKEAHKRKIRIIMDLVANHTSHQHPWFLESKSSKDNPKRDWYIWRDPINGKPPNNWMGTFGGRAWTLDKTTDQYYYHSFLAEQPDLNWRNPEVKKAIFSMVKNWLDLGVDGFRLDVVNLFVKDSELRSNPRKRWIARPFDQQNHIYDRDRPEMHDILKDLRKLLDSYGDRMSVGEVMMEPPGTSALPASYYGPKGDELHLAFNFAFFYTPWKAEKFRDVIKEWEKYLRDKGWPNYTLSNHDFRRHISRYSKGRETTARAKIAALMLLTLRGTPFLYYGEELGMMDERVPKNRIQDPVGIRYWPVYPSRDNCRLPMCWSGDVNGGFSKGEPWLPVFSRYESVNVETQSRSIESLLNFYKKLIWLRKGNEILKKGTLALDYDSPPGVLQYTREFEKKKCLIILNFENESKKIVANANRTAQILISTHRKPEKMEIPVVFEIAPYEGLVLEY; translated from the coding sequence ATGGATTCGGGCAGTCGTTCCACAGTCACTTCTAAAAGAAAAAAAGAAGCCACAACATCTGTTAGGTCGATCAAAAAGCCTAATCTTCCCCGCCGCGGTAAAAAGATGGACGCGGACTGGTGGAAGAACGCAGTCGTTTATCAGATTTATCCAAGAAGTTTTAAAGATGCGAATGGGGATGGTATCGGCGATTTAGAAGGTATCATTCAAAAATTAGATTATCTGAACGACGGAACTCCGAACTCCCTCGGCATTGACGCAATCTGGCTTTCTCCTATTTATCCATCTCCTATGTATGATTTCGGATACGATATTTCGGATTACGAAAGTATCGATCCTGTCTTTGGAGACTTAGAAACATTTAGACGTTTATTAAAAGAAGCGCATAAACGTAAGATCAGGATCATCATGGACCTGGTTGCGAATCATACATCTCACCAACATCCTTGGTTTTTAGAATCTAAATCTTCCAAAGACAATCCTAAGAGAGATTGGTATATTTGGAGAGATCCTATAAATGGAAAACCTCCTAATAATTGGATGGGAACTTTCGGGGGAAGAGCCTGGACCCTAGATAAAACTACAGATCAGTATTATTATCATTCTTTCTTAGCGGAACAACCGGATTTGAACTGGAGAAATCCAGAAGTTAAAAAAGCGATCTTCTCTATGGTCAAAAATTGGCTGGATTTGGGAGTAGATGGTTTCCGTCTGGATGTTGTAAATCTATTCGTTAAAGATTCAGAGTTAAGAAGTAACCCTCGCAAACGATGGATCGCAAGACCATTCGATCAACAAAATCATATTTATGATCGTGATCGTCCGGAGATGCACGATATCTTAAAAGATCTCAGAAAACTTTTGGATTCGTACGGAGATAGAATGTCCGTAGGAGAAGTGATGATGGAGCCGCCAGGCACAAGCGCACTTCCTGCTTCTTATTATGGCCCAAAAGGTGACGAACTTCATCTGGCATTTAACTTTGCTTTCTTTTACACTCCTTGGAAGGCCGAAAAATTCAGGGATGTTATCAAAGAATGGGAGAAGTATCTCCGAGATAAAGGTTGGCCGAATTATACATTAAGTAATCATGATTTCCGTAGGCATATCTCTAGATATTCCAAAGGAAGAGAGACCACAGCTCGCGCAAAGATCGCAGCTCTAATGCTTTTGACTCTAAGAGGAACTCCGTTCTTATATTATGGCGAAGAACTTGGAATGATGGACGAAAGAGTCCCTAAAAATCGCATCCAAGATCCTGTCGGAATCAGATACTGGCCGGTCTATCCAAGTCGAGACAATTGTAGACTCCCTATGTGTTGGTCTGGAGATGTGAACGGAGGATTTAGCAAGGGAGAACCTTGGCTTCCCGTTTTTTCCAGATACGAATCCGTAAACGTGGAAACTCAGTCCAGATCTATCGAAAGTTTATTAAATTTTTATAAAAAACTAATATGGCTCAGAAAAGGGAATGAGATCCTGAAAAAAGGGACTCTTGCCCTGGATTACGATTCTCCTCCCGGTGTTTTGCAATATACCAGGGAATTCGAAAAGAAAAAATGCCTCATCATTTTGAACTTTGAGAATGAATCCAAAAAGATCGTAGCAAATGCGAACCGCACCGCTCAGATACTTATCTCTACTCATAGAAAGCCGGAGAAAATGGAAATCCCTGTGGTATTCGAGATCGCTCCATATGAAGGTTTGGTTTTAGAATATTAA
- a CDS encoding TIGR01777 family oxidoreductase, with protein sequence MLIGITGGTGLIGSMLAIRLKAEGHRVRIFSRSGKLPPRLQRISEWDVRIGSLPTRADLEGVNVLINLAGEPIAGVRWTPEYKQRIRSSRVDFTRDLVGRLTSLGDFAPKTLFNSSAIGIYGSYDAGTPPFDEDSPAADDELGNLCKDWEEEALEAEKAGIRTVLLRTGVVLTTEGGALATMLPAFKLFAGGPIGSGNQILSWVHIEDQLAAIMFLIRKEEARGAFNIVSPEPLSNEQFSKTLAKTLGRPSFTRVPSFALSLAFGEGAIVATHGQRVVPKRLQELGYKFRYPNLEAALRNLLG encoded by the coding sequence ATGCTTATTGGAATTACCGGCGGCACGGGACTCATAGGATCCATGTTGGCGATCCGCTTGAAGGCAGAAGGACATAGAGTCCGCATCTTCAGTAGAAGTGGAAAATTGCCGCCTAGACTCCAAAGAATTTCAGAATGGGACGTTAGAATTGGTTCACTCCCCACCAGAGCAGATTTAGAAGGAGTCAATGTTCTTATCAACCTCGCAGGAGAACCAATCGCGGGGGTTCGCTGGACTCCTGAATACAAACAAAGGATTCGTTCTTCTCGTGTAGATTTCACCAGGGATTTAGTCGGAAGACTCACCTCTTTAGGTGACTTCGCGCCCAAAACATTATTCAATTCTTCCGCGATCGGAATTTACGGATCGTATGATGCGGGAACACCGCCCTTCGACGAAGATAGTCCTGCAGCGGACGACGAGTTAGGAAACCTTTGCAAAGATTGGGAAGAAGAAGCCTTAGAAGCGGAAAAAGCAGGTATCCGAACAGTTCTATTAAGAACTGGAGTCGTATTAACCACCGAAGGTGGAGCACTGGCCACAATGTTGCCTGCATTCAAATTATTTGCGGGCGGCCCAATCGGAAGCGGAAACCAAATCCTCTCTTGGGTCCATATCGAAGACCAGCTCGCTGCAATTATGTTCCTCATCAGAAAAGAAGAAGCAAGAGGAGCTTTCAATATAGTATCCCCTGAACCTCTTTCCAATGAGCAGTTCAGTAAAACTTTGGCAAAAACTCTAGGAAGACCTTCATTCACTAGAGTGCCTTCTTTCGCACTCTCACTCGCGTTCGGCGAAGGTGCCATCGTGGCAACACATGGCCAAAGAGTGGTGCCAAAAAGGCTCCAAGAACTGGGGTATAAATTCAGATACCCGAATCTGGAAGCAGCGCTTCGAAATTTACTAGGCTAA
- the eutC gene encoding ethanolamine ammonia-lyase subunit EutC, translated as MSSKEFWKSLTSARIGIGRSGGSIPTSELLKFRLDHARARDAVLEEPNFDTLNLGLEKIFQPLGIEILGAESLAKSREEYLLRPDLGRRISEPSRSRLESKKGKYDLVLIGVDGLSAKAIDSNLVSFLQVLVPILSEQKYKMAPFVLGRLGRVAIGDEVGEILGAKAVVLLIGERPGLSSADSLGMYLTFDPKLGKTDESRNCISNIRPDGLDFHKASLKTAYLLSESLKRGISGVDLKDEMTPDFLESGSKDSISNGS; from the coding sequence ATGAGTTCTAAAGAATTTTGGAAAAGTTTAACTTCTGCCAGGATCGGTATCGGAAGATCCGGTGGCTCCATCCCAACTTCCGAACTTCTAAAATTCAGATTGGATCATGCAAGGGCAAGAGATGCAGTTTTAGAAGAGCCTAATTTTGATACGTTGAATTTAGGCCTCGAAAAAATTTTCCAACCATTAGGGATCGAGATTCTTGGAGCAGAAAGTTTAGCAAAGAGCAGAGAAGAATATTTACTCAGACCTGATTTGGGTCGCAGGATTTCGGAACCTTCCCGGTCCAGATTAGAATCTAAAAAGGGAAAGTATGATTTGGTATTGATAGGAGTAGATGGACTTTCTGCAAAAGCAATCGATTCGAATTTGGTTTCATTCTTACAAGTTTTGGTGCCGATTTTATCCGAACAAAAATATAAAATGGCACCATTCGTTTTGGGAAGACTGGGAAGGGTTGCTATTGGAGACGAGGTAGGAGAAATATTAGGGGCCAAGGCTGTTGTATTGCTTATAGGAGAACGGCCTGGACTTTCTTCTGCGGATAGTTTGGGGATGTATCTGACCTTTGATCCTAAGTTAGGCAAAACAGACGAAAGTCGAAATTGTATTTCGAATATACGGCCGGATGGCTTAGATTTCCATAAGGCTTCCTTAAAAACCGCTTATTTACTTTCGGAATCTCTCAAACGAGGTATATCCGGAGTGGATTTAAAAGATGAAATGACTCCTGATTTCTTGGAATCCGGTTCCAAAGATAGTATCTCGAACGGTTCTTAG
- the metG gene encoding methionine--tRNA ligase encodes MSSESKRKILVTSALPYANGPIHLGHVLEAIQTDIYVRYQKSLGNECYFFCADDTHGTPIMLAARKEGISPEALIDRVRTEHYRDLSGFLVEYDNYYTTNSEENRILSEEIYLSLKGKGHIAEREIEQAYCDTDKMFLPDRFIKGTCPNCGTQDQYGDSCENCGATYSPKDLKDSHCSLCGNPPVSRNSKHIFFKLGDFEKYLSNWVEKGSHVAEGVRKKLKEWFEAGLQDWDISRDGPYFGFKIPGETEKYFYVWLDAPIGYMASSLNYFKGDRKKFDSFWKDEKTEISHFIGKDILYFHTLFWPATLEGGGYRSPTQVHVHGFITVNGEKMSKSRGTFIKADGYLKHLDPEHLRFYLAGKLGPGMDDLDLSFDDYTAKVNSDFVGNFVNLVSRVATSILDKLDRNLGSLDADGKKILDELRSSESKIKEWYETRNYTRVMKECSRLGDIANKYVNDLAPWIQIKSDMEAARKTVTVALNAARILSIYLYPVLPKSGEKVYKILGLNKKPEFADLTSDLEKTKVSAYEMITKRVEEKSIQTMLEENTLETKSAQPTTPAVAPKTEGVLEISIEDLSKVDLRVGKIIEAGPVEGADKLVQVKLDLGALGTKNVFAGIKASYQPQDLLGLTIVAVANLKPRKMKFGVSEAMLLASGEGENLSLFVPHRGANPGDKLK; translated from the coding sequence GTGAGTTCCGAATCAAAACGAAAGATCCTCGTTACTTCCGCTTTGCCTTACGCGAATGGTCCGATTCATTTAGGCCATGTTTTGGAAGCGATCCAAACTGATATTTATGTTCGTTACCAAAAATCTTTAGGCAATGAGTGTTATTTTTTCTGTGCGGACGATACGCATGGCACACCCATCATGCTTGCTGCAAGAAAAGAAGGGATCAGTCCGGAAGCATTGATCGATCGTGTTAGAACGGAACATTACCGAGATCTCTCCGGCTTTTTAGTCGAATATGATAATTATTATACCACGAACTCGGAAGAAAATCGAATCCTTTCCGAGGAAATTTATCTTTCTTTAAAAGGTAAAGGTCATATTGCTGAAAGAGAGATCGAACAGGCATATTGTGATACGGATAAGATGTTCCTTCCGGATCGTTTTATCAAAGGTACTTGTCCGAATTGTGGAACCCAGGACCAGTACGGAGATAGTTGCGAAAATTGTGGTGCTACTTATTCTCCCAAAGATCTGAAAGATTCCCATTGTTCTTTATGCGGCAATCCACCCGTTAGTCGAAATTCTAAACATATCTTTTTCAAATTGGGAGATTTTGAGAAATATCTTTCCAATTGGGTCGAAAAAGGTTCTCATGTAGCGGAAGGCGTTCGTAAAAAACTAAAAGAATGGTTCGAGGCAGGGCTCCAGGATTGGGATATTTCTCGTGACGGACCTTATTTCGGTTTTAAGATACCTGGTGAGACCGAAAAATATTTTTATGTTTGGTTGGATGCTCCCATAGGTTATATGGCTTCCAGTTTGAATTATTTCAAAGGGGATCGTAAAAAATTCGATTCTTTCTGGAAGGATGAAAAAACGGAGATCTCTCATTTTATAGGAAAAGATATATTATATTTTCATACTTTATTCTGGCCTGCTACCTTAGAAGGCGGAGGATATCGTTCTCCTACTCAGGTCCATGTTCACGGTTTTATTACTGTGAACGGGGAGAAGATGTCTAAATCCAGAGGGACCTTTATCAAAGCCGATGGTTACCTGAAACATTTGGACCCGGAACATCTTCGTTTTTATTTGGCGGGGAAACTGGGACCAGGAATGGACGATCTGGATCTTTCTTTTGACGATTATACTGCAAAAGTAAATTCGGACTTTGTAGGGAATTTCGTGAACCTGGTTTCCAGAGTCGCCACTTCTATATTAGATAAACTTGATAGAAATCTCGGAAGTTTGGATGCAGACGGAAAAAAAATTCTGGATGAACTTAGAAGTTCCGAATCCAAGATTAAAGAATGGTATGAGACTCGAAATTATACCAGGGTAATGAAAGAATGTTCTCGCTTGGGTGATATCGCAAACAAGTATGTAAACGATCTTGCTCCTTGGATCCAAATTAAATCCGATATGGAAGCTGCTCGCAAAACTGTGACAGTCGCTTTGAACGCAGCCAGAATTCTTTCCATTTATTTGTATCCTGTTCTTCCTAAATCGGGAGAGAAGGTGTATAAAATTTTAGGTTTAAATAAAAAACCTGAGTTTGCAGATCTTACTTCCGATCTGGAAAAAACAAAAGTATCCGCATATGAAATGATCACCAAACGTGTAGAGGAAAAATCAATTCAAACCATGTTAGAAGAAAACACTTTGGAAACTAAATCCGCCCAACCTACAACTCCTGCCGTCGCTCCTAAAACGGAAGGAGTTTTGGAAATTTCTATCGAGGATCTAAGCAAAGTAGATCTTAGAGTTGGTAAAATTATAGAAGCCGGTCCTGTAGAAGGCGCCGACAAATTGGTCCAAGTAAAATTGGATCTGGGTGCTCTTGGAACTAAGAATGTTTTTGCAGGTATTAAGGCTTCTTACCAACCTCAGGACCTTCTTGGATTGACTATCGTTGCGGTTGCTAACTTGAAGCCAAGAAAGATGAAGTTCGGAGTTTCAGAAGCCATGCTTTTGGCCTCTGGAGAAGGTGAGAACTTAAGTCTTTTTGTGCCTCATAGAGGCGCTAATCCCGGCGATAAATTGAAATAA
- the trxA gene encoding thioredoxin, translating into MPGSFNELLKTHDKPILVDFWAEWCGPCKMVAPELEKFAQAHQGQVTVVKVNIDEKPELAQQYGVQSIPTLMLFKGGEIAEKVVGAIPQAHMEKVFAPKLA; encoded by the coding sequence ATGCCTGGTTCATTTAACGAACTTCTCAAAACTCATGATAAACCCATCCTAGTAGATTTCTGGGCCGAATGGTGCGGTCCCTGTAAAATGGTAGCCCCTGAGCTGGAAAAATTCGCACAAGCTCACCAAGGCCAAGTCACCGTAGTAAAAGTCAATATAGACGAAAAACCTGAATTGGCTCAGCAATACGGAGTTCAATCCATTCCGACTCTGATGTTATTCAAAGGTGGAGAAATCGCTGAAAAGGTGGTGGGAGCAATTCCACAGGCACACATGGAGAAAGTTTTTGCCCCTAAATTGGCTTAA